Within Tribolium castaneum strain GA2 chromosome 10, icTriCast1.1, whole genome shotgun sequence, the genomic segment ACGGCGAGTTATTGCGATAATGGCGCGAGTCCATCCCGGTGAATCACCGGCTAGTTTTGTATGTCAAGGTGGTAACGTCACACAGAAATATGTtctaatttcataaaaacattaataggGCTTTTGGAACTGTTGATAAGTTCTAATGCGATAGCAAGCACTTTACGGGACcacgttatttttaaaataattccaatGCTGAACCCTGATGGGGTCTTTTTGGGGAATTACCGAAGTACGGTGATGGGAATTGATTTAAACAGGTCGTGGCATTTGACCACACCCTGGAGCCACCCGACCCTGAAGGCAGCAACAGAAATGTTGCTAACTTTGGACAAAAATAAGGTACAAATAAAATCAGTCGGTGGTTATGCGGTCTAATTTAAAATCCCAGGAATTTCAACTAGACTTTGTGATCGATATCCATGCCCATTCGAGCCTGAAaggttgttttatttatggtAACACCTACGAAGACGTCTACAGGTAATAGAAACaatcttgtaataaaaataattcgtgTGGTGTAGGTATGAGCGGCATATTCTATTTCCGAAACTACTAGCGACAACTGCCGACGATTATTTAACCGAAAATGCGATGTTCAACGCCGATCCGAAGAAAATTGGCACTGCTAGAAGATACCTATGCCAACTATTAAGCGACCGCGTCAACTGTTACACATTTGAAGTGTCATTTTTTGGATACAAACTCAAAGGATCTGACGTCACCATTCCGTATACGGAAGACAGTTGTATccttttatgtatttttagcacgatttttaatatataatCGATGGCGCGCCTGACTTCTATGCAACCATCTGTTGCCGGTCACGTGACGTTTTCTTAACGTACAAAGATATGAGATGTGGCCGCAACTTGGTCAAAACTTTCCTCGAATATTACCACAGCACTGGAGCGATCCCGATTGAGCTGGCGATGGAGGTTCAGAATAAAAAACGCAGGCCTCGGACTCATCATTCGAGGTCTACCACACGCAATTCCTACAGGCAGAGACCTCACACGACCAAAACTCAAGCACTTCTTCACTTCAAAGACCTAAATATCAACTACGAGAGTGATACTTCAATCGATGACACGTATCGGAAGCCCGAAACGAgccgattttttgaaaaattttccgATTATATGAAGAAATCTGAGAGGATTGGGTCGCCACCCCCCACCACGATCGTGGTAATCCCAGAGCCCAGCCTCTCCATAATCGACTTCAACTTAATAACAAGGAATGATATTGAGAAGGCTTCCAGAAAGAACAGACGGGTTacttaatgattatttattcaACTTGTGAACAAAACGCtataattgttataaaacaaaataaaaatacataacttacttctaatttattaacatgatgtttggatgaaaaattaattaacactgCTTGGCACTTGACAAAAGTCAGTGAAACAACTGATTAACCTGATTAGTTTTCCTTTTCTGTCAACTCCTGGTAACGTGCatacatcatttttttaacacagtcTTTGTACGATTCTCCTGCCAGAGCTGTATATCCTGCAACTTTGTTTCCTAGCCCTACGGTGCTAGTGTGCTGTTCCGCCTGTgcgaaaaaaaaactcaatgtCATAACTCcaatgtacaaaaaataaattacctgAATAATTGTGGTTCTTCCTTGATTTTGTTTCCCTAAACCTTGGCCCTCAGTCCAGCCCATTTTTTGTAGTAGTCTATTGCCGACATTTTCGGCCCCG encodes:
- the LOC659760 gene encoding cytosolic carboxypeptidase 6 isoform X3 produces the protein MNDSDDSDGEGGLGNVNRIIMRPPGHSGKAKRGHLCFDASFESGNLGRVDLVNEYEYDLFIRPDTCSPRIRFWFNFTVDNVKQDQRVIFNIVNISKNRNLFNDNLTPLVKSSSRQKWQRIPKQHVYYHKSSAHQGHYVLSFSFGFDREDEVFQFALAPPFTYSKLQMFLSILESKGSYLNESFQRELLGSSVQKRRLDLITIGSLDRSKPNSKRRVIAIMARVHPGESPASFVCQGLLELLISSNAIASTLRDHVIFKIIPMLNPDGVFLGNYRSTVMGIDLNRSWHLTTPWSHPTLKAATEMLLTLDKNKEFQLDFVIDIHAHSSLKGCFIYGNTYEDVYRYERHILFPKLLATTADDYLTENAMFNADPKKIGTARRYLCQLLSDRVNCYTFEVSFFGYKLKGSDVTIPYTEDSYMRCGRNLVKTFLEYYHSTGAIPIELAMEVQNKKRRPRTHHSRSTTRNSYRQRPHTTKTQALLHFKDLNINYESDTSIDDTYRKPETSRFFEKFSDYMKKSERIGSPPPTTIVVIPEPSLSIIDFNLITRNDIEKASRKNRRVT
- the LOC659760 gene encoding cytosolic carboxypeptidase 6 isoform X4, with the protein product MRPPGHSGKAKRGHLCFDASFESGNLGRVDLVNEYEYDLFIRPDTCSPRIRFWFNFTVDNVKQDQRVIFNIVNISKNRNLFNDNLTPLVKSSSRQKWQRIPKQHVYYHKSSAHQGHYVLSFSFGFDREDEVFQFALAPPFTYSKLQMFLSILESKGSYLNESFQRELLGSSVQKRRLDLITIGSLDRSKPNSKRRVIAIMARVHPGESPASFVCQGLLELLISSNAIASTLRDHVIFKIIPMLNPDGVFLGNYRSTVMGIDLNRSWHLTTPWSHPTLKAATEMLLTLDKNKEFQLDFVIDIHAHSSLKGCFIYGNTYEDVYRYERHILFPKLLATTADDYLTENAMFNADPKKIGTARRYLCQLLSDRVNCYTFEVSFFGYKLKGSDVTIPYTEDSYMRCGRNLVKTFLEYYHSTGAIPIELAMEVQNKKRRPRTHHSRSTTRNSYRQRPHTTKTQALLHFKDLNINYESDTSIDDTYRKPETSRFFEKFSDYMKKSERIGSPPPTTIVVIPEPSLSIIDFNLITRNDIEKASRKNRRVT
- the LOC659760 gene encoding cytosolic carboxypeptidase 6 isoform X2 translates to MGDFGEDSDDSDGEGGLGNVNRIIMRPPGHSGKAKRGHLCFDASFESGNLGRVDLVNEYEYDLFIRPDTCSPRIRFWFNFTVDNVKQDQRVIFNIVNISKNRNLFNDNLTPLVKSSSRQKWQRIPKQHVYYHKSSAHQGHYVLSFSFGFDREDEVFQFALAPPFTYSKLQMFLSILESKGSYLNESFQRELLGSSVQKRRLDLITIGSLDRSKPNSKRRVIAIMARVHPGESPASFVCQGLLELLISSNAIASTLRDHVIFKIIPMLNPDGVFLGNYRSTVMGIDLNRSWHLTTPWSHPTLKAATEMLLTLDKNKEFQLDFVIDIHAHSSLKGCFIYGNTYEDVYRYERHILFPKLLATTADDYLTENAMFNADPKKIGTARRYLCQLLSDRVNCYTFEVSFFGYKLKGSDVTIPYTEDSYMRCGRNLVKTFLEYYHSTGAIPIELAMEVQNKKRRPRTHHSRSTTRNSYRQRPHTTKTQALLHFKDLNINYESDTSIDDTYRKPETSRFFEKFSDYMKKSERIGSPPPTTIVVIPEPSLSIIDFNLITRNDIEKASRKNRRVT
- the LOC659760 gene encoding cytosolic carboxypeptidase 6 isoform X1; the encoded protein is MAVACDPLQHTSIYHRREDSDDSDGEGGLGNVNRIIMRPPGHSGKAKRGHLCFDASFESGNLGRVDLVNEYEYDLFIRPDTCSPRIRFWFNFTVDNVKQDQRVIFNIVNISKNRNLFNDNLTPLVKSSSRQKWQRIPKQHVYYHKSSAHQGHYVLSFSFGFDREDEVFQFALAPPFTYSKLQMFLSILESKGSYLNESFQRELLGSSVQKRRLDLITIGSLDRSKPNSKRRVIAIMARVHPGESPASFVCQGLLELLISSNAIASTLRDHVIFKIIPMLNPDGVFLGNYRSTVMGIDLNRSWHLTTPWSHPTLKAATEMLLTLDKNKEFQLDFVIDIHAHSSLKGCFIYGNTYEDVYRYERHILFPKLLATTADDYLTENAMFNADPKKIGTARRYLCQLLSDRVNCYTFEVSFFGYKLKGSDVTIPYTEDSYMRCGRNLVKTFLEYYHSTGAIPIELAMEVQNKKRRPRTHHSRSTTRNSYRQRPHTTKTQALLHFKDLNINYESDTSIDDTYRKPETSRFFEKFSDYMKKSERIGSPPPTTIVVIPEPSLSIIDFNLITRNDIEKASRKNRRVT